From Haloarcula sp. CBA1127, a single genomic window includes:
- the ribB gene encoding 3,4-dihydroxy-2-butanone-4-phosphate synthase, which yields MSRSEETAVDADSVTDAVAAFARGEPVLIHDAADREGETDLVYPAGAVTPEAVARMRNDAGGLVCVALSDRVAEALELPFMQEVLDHPTAADHDLAYDERSSFSLTVNHRDTFTGITDDDRSLTIQELATVAADPDPDAFSDAFRSPGHVHLLRAAPDGLSDREGHTELALALATAADQPEAAVVCEMLDDETGAALPPAAARAYADREGLVYVEGASLLERFD from the coding sequence ATGTCTCGGAGTGAGGAGACCGCCGTCGACGCCGACAGTGTGACCGACGCCGTCGCCGCCTTCGCCCGCGGCGAGCCGGTGCTGATCCACGACGCCGCCGACCGTGAGGGTGAGACGGACCTCGTCTACCCGGCCGGAGCCGTCACCCCCGAAGCCGTCGCCCGGATGCGCAACGACGCTGGGGGCCTCGTCTGCGTCGCGCTCTCGGACCGCGTTGCCGAGGCGCTGGAGCTACCCTTCATGCAGGAGGTCCTCGACCACCCGACAGCGGCCGACCACGACCTCGCGTACGACGAGCGCTCCTCGTTCTCGCTGACGGTGAACCACCGCGATACCTTTACTGGCATCACCGACGACGACCGCTCGCTGACAATTCAGGAACTGGCCACTGTCGCGGCGGACCCAGACCCGGACGCGTTCAGCGATGCCTTCCGGTCACCGGGCCACGTTCACCTTCTCCGGGCAGCCCCGGACGGCCTCTCCGACCGTGAAGGTCACACTGAACTCGCGCTCGCGCTCGCGACCGCGGCCGACCAGCCCGAGGCCGCCGTCGTCTGTGAGATGTTGGACGACGAGACGGGTGCAGCGCTGCCCCCGGCAGCAGCACGGGCCTACGCCGACCGCGAGGGGCTCGTGTACGTCGAAGGTGCCAGCCTGCTAGAGCGGTTCGACTGA
- the twy1 gene encoding 4-demethylwyosine synthase TYW1: protein MSDSEAGGPKQVSDPAYHSENHTAAQTCGWTKNALRGEGKCYKYIFYGIESHRCIQMTPVVKCNERCVFCWRDHAGHAYELGDVEWDDPAAVADASVELQRKLLSGFGGNDEVPREVFDQAMEPRHVAISLDGEPTLYPHLPELIEEFHERDITTFLVSNGTNTEMLEQCDPTQLYVSVDAADRQTFDSTVQAMEDDAWDSLIDTLDVLAEKDDTRTVIRTTLVKGHNMHHPEWYAAMCDRADADFVEMKAYMHVGHSRGRLDRDSMPDHSEVREFTREMSEYLPNHDVLKEVEDSRVTMLAEDENTWVPKLEKSSEFWERDALVEY, encoded by the coding sequence ATGAGCGATAGCGAAGCTGGCGGTCCGAAGCAGGTCTCGGACCCGGCCTACCACAGCGAGAACCACACGGCCGCCCAGACCTGCGGCTGGACGAAAAACGCCCTCCGCGGCGAGGGGAAGTGTTACAAGTACATTTTCTACGGTATCGAGTCCCACCGCTGCATCCAGATGACGCCGGTGGTGAAATGCAACGAGCGGTGCGTGTTCTGCTGGCGCGACCACGCCGGCCACGCCTACGAACTCGGCGACGTGGAGTGGGACGACCCTGCGGCGGTTGCCGACGCCTCCGTGGAACTCCAGCGGAAACTCCTCTCCGGCTTCGGCGGCAACGACGAAGTCCCGCGTGAGGTGTTCGACCAGGCGATGGAGCCGCGCCACGTTGCTATCTCGCTGGACGGCGAACCCACGCTCTACCCGCACCTGCCAGAACTCATTGAGGAGTTCCACGAGCGCGACATCACCACGTTCCTCGTCTCTAACGGGACCAACACGGAGATGCTGGAGCAGTGTGACCCGACCCAGCTGTACGTCTCCGTCGACGCCGCCGACCGACAGACGTTCGATTCGACGGTGCAGGCGATGGAGGACGACGCCTGGGACTCGCTCATCGACACGCTGGACGTGCTGGCCGAGAAAGACGACACCCGCACCGTCATCCGAACGACGCTGGTCAAGGGCCACAATATGCACCACCCCGAGTGGTACGCAGCGATGTGTGACCGGGCCGACGCGGACTTCGTCGAGATGAAGGCGTACATGCACGTCGGCCACTCGCGGGGCCGTCTCGACCGCGACTCGATGCCCGACCACAGCGAGGTCCGGGAGTTCACACGGGAGATGAGCGAGTACCTCCCCAACCACGACGTCCTGAAGGAAGTCGAAGACTCCCGTGTGACGATGCTCGCCGAGGATGAGAACACGTGGGTCCCGAAACTGGAGAAATCGAGCGAGTTCTGGGAACGGGACGCGCTCGTGGAGTATTGA
- a CDS encoding branched-chain amino acid transaminase, whose translation MSDRPEMFEGTDRIWMDGEFVDFEDAQTHVLTHALHYGTGVFEGVRCYDTEQGPAIFRWEEHLDRLYKSAKPYDLDIEFSKDELTEATTELIETEGFESCYIRPIVYYGFDSLGVSPKDCPTKTTIAAWPWGAYLGEEALEEGVDVMVSSWRKHASSQIPTNIKTTGLYVNSMLAGEEARRNGYTEAIVLNKEGNVAEGPGENIFMVRDGEIYTPGLAESILEGITRNTAITLAEEMGYTVHEEATISRGELYTADELFFTGTAAEVTPIRSVDDNEIGEGTKGPVTDELQSAFFDVIESGDREEWFHYV comes from the coding sequence ATGAGCGACCGTCCGGAGATGTTCGAGGGGACCGACCGCATCTGGATGGACGGCGAGTTCGTCGACTTCGAGGACGCACAGACCCACGTCCTTACCCACGCGCTGCACTATGGGACCGGCGTTTTCGAGGGTGTTCGCTGTTACGACACTGAACAGGGTCCGGCAATTTTCCGCTGGGAGGAACACTTAGACCGCCTGTACAAGTCCGCGAAACCCTACGACCTCGACATCGAGTTCAGCAAGGACGAACTCACCGAGGCGACGACGGAACTCATCGAGACGGAAGGATTCGAGTCGTGTTACATCCGCCCCATCGTCTACTACGGCTTCGACTCGCTTGGCGTGAGCCCGAAAGACTGCCCGACGAAGACCACCATCGCAGCGTGGCCGTGGGGCGCGTATCTGGGCGAGGAAGCGCTGGAGGAGGGCGTCGACGTGATGGTGTCGTCTTGGCGCAAGCACGCCTCCAGCCAGATTCCGACCAACATCAAGACCACGGGGCTGTACGTCAACAGCATGCTCGCCGGCGAGGAGGCCCGCCGGAACGGCTACACCGAGGCCATCGTCCTGAACAAGGAGGGCAACGTCGCCGAAGGCCCCGGCGAGAACATCTTCATGGTCCGGGACGGCGAAATCTACACACCCGGGCTGGCCGAGAGTATCCTTGAAGGCATCACCCGCAACACCGCAATCACGCTCGCCGAGGAGATGGGGTACACCGTCCACGAAGAGGCGACCATCTCCCGTGGCGAACTGTACACCGCCGACGAACTGTTCTTCACCGGTACAGCGGCGGAGGTCACCCCCATCCGGAGCGTTGACGACAACGAGATTGGCGAGGGGACGAAAGGGCCGGTCACTGATGAGCTTCAGTCGGCCTTCTTCGACGTGATCGAGAGCGGCGACCGCGAAGAGTGGTTCCACTACGTCTGA
- a CDS encoding DUF120 domain-containing protein: MAESTGQGVGRDELATLKLLALDGALDESTKVSCADLAERLDASNQTASRRLQRLEDAGLLARDIVSDGQEVELTGDGERRLQSEYADYRRIFESDASVDLTGVVTSGMGEGRHYITLPGYMEQFIERLGYEPFAGTLNLELTAESVRKRARMSAIEPVTIEGWEDDERTYGPAYCYPASIEGSDGEYEPAHVIAPERTHHGEEQLEVIAPEKLREVLELADGDEVIVHVSE, translated from the coding sequence ATGGCTGAATCAACGGGACAGGGCGTCGGTCGGGACGAGCTGGCGACGCTGAAACTGCTCGCCCTCGACGGTGCGCTCGACGAGTCGACGAAGGTGTCCTGTGCCGATCTCGCCGAACGGCTGGACGCCTCGAACCAGACCGCCTCGCGGCGGCTCCAGCGGCTCGAAGACGCCGGGCTGCTGGCCCGGGATATCGTCAGTGACGGGCAAGAGGTCGAACTGACCGGAGACGGCGAACGACGCCTCCAGTCCGAATACGCTGACTACCGACGGATCTTCGAATCCGACGCCAGCGTCGACCTGACCGGCGTCGTCACCTCGGGGATGGGCGAGGGTCGCCACTACATCACGTTGCCGGGCTACATGGAGCAGTTCATCGAACGGCTGGGGTACGAGCCCTTTGCCGGCACGCTCAATCTCGAACTCACGGCCGAAAGCGTCCGCAAGCGAGCGCGGATGAGCGCTATCGAGCCGGTCACCATCGAGGGCTGGGAGGACGACGAGCGGACGTACGGTCCCGCGTACTGCTATCCCGCATCGATAGAGGGGAGCGACGGCGAGTACGAGCCGGCCCACGTCATCGCTCCCGAGCGAACCCACCACGGCGAGGAACAGCTCGAAGTAATCGCGCCCGAGAAGCTCCGCGAGGTGCTGGAACTGGCCGACGGTGACGAGGTGATCGTGCATGTCTCGGAGTGA
- the dgoD gene encoding galactonate dehydratase gives MTADGAGGNRIVDYELFEVPPRWLFLRLETADGTVGWGEPVVEGRAHTVRAAVEELLDSYLVGENPENIQDHWQAMYRGGFYRGGPVLMSAIAGIDQALWDIKGKQLGAPVHQLLGGQARDRIRVYQWIGGDEPSDVASAAQEQVDAGFTALKMNATPEIERVDTPATVEAAATRLREVREAVGPEVDIGVDFHGRVTKPMVKRLASALEPYEPMFIEEPVLPEHNDALPALAAHTDIPIATGERMYSRWDYKEVFEDGAVDVIQPDLSHAGGITEVYKIASMAEAYDVAMAPHCPLGPVALASCVQVDACSPNALIQEQSIDIHYNETTDVLDYLADPSVFDYEDGFVTVPTDSGLGIEIDEAFLREQSQQEIDWHNPVWRHDDGSVAEW, from the coding sequence ATGACAGCCGACGGCGCGGGTGGGAACCGTATCGTCGACTACGAACTGTTCGAGGTGCCGCCCCGGTGGCTCTTCCTTCGACTGGAGACGGCCGACGGCACCGTCGGCTGGGGCGAACCCGTCGTCGAGGGACGGGCCCACACCGTGCGCGCGGCCGTCGAGGAACTGCTCGACAGCTATCTCGTTGGCGAAAACCCCGAAAACATTCAGGACCACTGGCAAGCGATGTACCGCGGCGGCTTCTACCGCGGCGGCCCGGTCCTGATGTCCGCCATTGCCGGCATCGACCAGGCGCTGTGGGACATCAAGGGGAAGCAACTCGGCGCGCCCGTCCACCAGCTACTGGGCGGGCAGGCCCGGGACCGGATTCGGGTGTACCAGTGGATCGGCGGCGACGAACCCTCCGACGTAGCCAGCGCCGCTCAGGAGCAGGTCGACGCTGGGTTCACGGCGCTGAAAATGAACGCGACGCCCGAAATCGAGCGTGTCGACACCCCGGCCACGGTCGAGGCCGCCGCCACCCGGCTCCGGGAGGTCAGGGAGGCCGTCGGTCCCGAGGTTGACATCGGCGTCGACTTCCACGGTCGTGTCACGAAGCCGATGGTCAAGCGGCTGGCGTCCGCGCTGGAGCCCTACGAGCCGATGTTCATCGAGGAGCCGGTGTTGCCCGAACACAACGACGCGCTGCCGGCGCTTGCGGCCCACACTGACATCCCGATTGCGACCGGCGAGCGGATGTACTCGCGCTGGGACTACAAGGAGGTGTTCGAGGACGGTGCCGTCGACGTGATTCAGCCGGACCTCTCCCACGCCGGCGGCATCACCGAGGTGTACAAGATCGCGTCGATGGCCGAGGCCTACGATGTGGCGATGGCCCCCCACTGCCCGCTCGGCCCGGTCGCCTTGGCGTCGTGTGTTCAGGTCGACGCCTGCTCGCCAAACGCACTCATTCAGGAGCAGAGCATCGACATCCACTACAACGAGACCACCGACGTGCTGGACTACCTCGCCGACCCGTCGGTGTTTGACTACGAGGACGGGTTCGTCACCGTACCCACCGACTCCGGCCTCGGAATCGAGATTGACGAGGCGTTCCTCCGAGAGCAGTCCCAGCAGGAGATCGACTGGCACAACCCCGTCTGGCGACACGACGACGGCAGCGTCGCCGAGTGGTAG
- a CDS encoding DUF502 domain-containing protein, with the protein MASSTSWKRDFASGLIILLPLLVTAYVILYLYSILASAAVIDAIDSQLLSTLGLPSGEPSVELARVFTTLIIFILIVFSIGYLMRTAFGDIVERAIDDAMNHVPGLRVVYNASKMAVETAVGGTEDLQAPVKLEVWDGMRMTAFKTGQTTDDGREVLFLPTAPNITTGYVVEVEPHRYEEIDERVEEALTRILSAGFGDTDRSNATPIPVADEDDLADD; encoded by the coding sequence ATGGCCTCCTCAACGTCGTGGAAGCGCGATTTCGCGAGCGGCCTTATTATCCTGCTGCCGCTTCTCGTGACAGCATACGTCATTCTCTATCTCTACTCTATTCTCGCGTCCGCAGCGGTTATCGACGCCATTGACAGCCAGTTGCTGTCAACGCTGGGACTCCCTTCGGGAGAGCCGTCTGTTGAACTCGCCCGGGTGTTCACGACGCTGATTATCTTTATCCTCATCGTATTCTCTATCGGCTATCTGATGCGGACGGCCTTCGGCGATATTGTCGAACGCGCAATCGATGACGCGATGAACCACGTGCCTGGCCTCCGGGTGGTGTACAACGCCTCGAAGATGGCGGTCGAGACGGCTGTCGGGGGAACCGAAGACCTCCAGGCGCCGGTGAAACTCGAAGTGTGGGATGGAATGCGGATGACGGCGTTCAAAACGGGACAGACCACCGACGACGGCCGTGAGGTACTCTTCCTGCCGACGGCGCCGAACATCACGACCGGCTACGTCGTCGAGGTCGAACCGCACCGCTACGAGGAAATCGATGAACGCGTCGAAGAAGCGCTGACGCGCATTCTCAGCGCCGGCTTCGGCGACACGGACCGTAGTAACGCGACGCCGATTCCGGTCGCCGACGAGGACGACCTCGCGGACGATTAA
- a CDS encoding zinc ribbon domain-containing protein, which yields MGVLDTVSELFGSGEQHYRFRCDDCGTEFAQRAVTVADLTCPECGADTVRPAEAA from the coding sequence ATGGGTGTGCTTGACACGGTATCGGAGCTGTTTGGCTCCGGAGAACAACACTACAGGTTCCGCTGTGATGACTGCGGGACCGAGTTCGCACAGCGCGCGGTAACAGTTGCGGACCTGACCTGTCCGGAGTGTGGCGCTGACACGGTGCGGCCGGCCGAAGCGGCGTGA
- a CDS encoding NifU family protein produces the protein MSTETEDANDLRERITNFLRRNFPQIQMHGGSAAIEEIDREEGSVTIRLGGACSGCGISPMTIQAIKTRMTKEIPEINEVTARTGMEQQEGMSGGSGGMSPSFPGESRGGDVGGDEDEGPEAPF, from the coding sequence ATGAGCACTGAAACAGAGGACGCCAACGACCTGCGCGAGCGAATCACGAACTTCCTGCGCCGCAACTTCCCCCAGATCCAGATGCACGGCGGAAGCGCGGCCATCGAGGAAATCGACCGCGAGGAAGGCAGCGTCACGATCCGCCTCGGCGGTGCCTGTTCCGGCTGTGGCATCTCGCCGATGACCATTCAGGCCATCAAGACGCGCATGACCAAGGAGATCCCGGAGATCAACGAGGTCACCGCCCGAACTGGGATGGAACAGCAGGAAGGCATGTCCGGCGGTAGCGGCGGCATGAGTCCGTCCTTCCCCGGTGAGTCCCGCGGCGGCGATGTCGGCGGCGACGAAGACGAAGGCCCCGAAGCGCCGTTCTGA
- a CDS encoding ketopantoate reductase family protein: protein MDIVVVGAGSLGSLVGGLLAREHDVTLVGREPHVSAVTENGLSVVGSEEFRVHPNAQTAMPERADLALVTVKAYDTAAVATDLADCTLDACLSLQNGMGNESQLAAALDCPVLAGTCSYGARLQEPGTVAFTGRGEVVLGDRDGGRSAVADDVGAAFRAAGIETTVAADMPTRLWEKLAVNAGINAVTALARVENGALSDSPADTIAADAARETAAVAREQGIALPDERAVSLVKRVVDDTAANHSSMYQDISAGRQTEIDAINGYVAEAAAERVPVNETLAALVSTWERHREQ from the coding sequence ATGGATATCGTCGTCGTCGGGGCCGGGAGCCTCGGCAGCCTCGTCGGTGGCCTGCTCGCGCGCGAACACGACGTGACGCTCGTGGGCCGGGAGCCACACGTCAGCGCCGTTACCGAGAACGGCCTTTCGGTGGTCGGGAGCGAGGAGTTTCGGGTCCACCCGAACGCACAGACGGCGATGCCGGAACGTGCCGACCTCGCGCTGGTGACGGTCAAGGCCTACGACACCGCTGCCGTTGCGACGGACCTCGCGGACTGCACCCTCGACGCCTGTCTCTCGCTGCAGAACGGAATGGGCAACGAGTCGCAGTTGGCCGCTGCACTTGACTGTCCGGTGCTGGCGGGGACGTGCTCCTACGGTGCACGGCTGCAAGAGCCGGGAACTGTCGCGTTCACCGGCCGCGGCGAAGTCGTGCTGGGGGACCGCGACGGCGGCCGGTCCGCAGTCGCCGACGATGTCGGAGCGGCGTTCCGTGCGGCCGGCATCGAGACGACCGTTGCGGCGGATATGCCGACTCGCCTCTGGGAGAAACTCGCAGTCAACGCCGGCATCAACGCGGTGACAGCGCTCGCTCGCGTGGAGAACGGCGCGCTGTCCGACTCGCCGGCCGACACCATCGCGGCGGACGCCGCCCGGGAAACGGCCGCCGTCGCCCGCGAGCAGGGTATCGCCCTCCCCGACGAGCGTGCGGTGTCGCTCGTCAAGCGTGTCGTCGACGACACCGCCGCCAACCACTCGTCGATGTATCAGGACATCTCGGCCGGCCGACAGACGGAAATCGACGCCATCAACGGGTACGTCGCCGAGGCTGCGGCCGAGCGGGTCCCGGTCAACGAGACGCTTGCCGCGCTCGTCAGTACGTGGGAGCGCCACCGTGAGCAGTAA
- a CDS encoding rubredoxin-like domain-containing protein: MADMTTDIENDEYSFGQTVYDEDGNELGTIRGFDEHGFYVTVEEGIEAMSSEHVSAGAAGEAELMWRCWECGEMGQIADIPDKCPSCNAPKEDIYYWQED, encoded by the coding sequence ATGGCTGACATGACCACGGACATCGAAAACGATGAGTATTCGTTCGGACAGACGGTGTACGACGAGGACGGCAATGAACTCGGGACGATCCGCGGGTTCGACGAACACGGGTTCTACGTCACGGTCGAGGAGGGCATCGAAGCGATGTCGAGCGAACACGTAAGCGCCGGGGCCGCGGGCGAGGCCGAACTGATGTGGCGCTGCTGGGAATGTGGTGAGATGGGGCAGATAGCGGACATCCCCGACAAGTGCCCGTCCTGTAACGCGCCAAAAGAAGACATCTACTACTGGCAGGAGGACTGA
- a CDS encoding helix-turn-helix domain-containing protein: protein MTPPADGPQLFECETCGGIGIGDNRPECCSEPMTATEIEETAVSEPSLETLLKTVFDMSGTELDICLCVMEGGELTVAALAEQIGYDRSVVARHLNHLAAFGVVEKRRRIRPAGGHVYVYTPQPPEVVRERLRGAFLSWVRLATAQLDDLQREKVEAIADAETDERQWTVFQEQ, encoded by the coding sequence ATGACACCCCCCGCTGACGGACCACAGCTGTTCGAGTGTGAGACCTGCGGCGGCATCGGCATCGGCGACAATCGCCCGGAGTGCTGTAGCGAGCCGATGACGGCGACCGAGATAGAGGAGACGGCGGTCAGCGAGCCGTCACTGGAAACGCTGCTCAAAACGGTCTTCGATATGTCCGGGACCGAGCTGGACATCTGTCTCTGCGTGATGGAAGGCGGTGAGTTGACCGTGGCGGCACTGGCCGAACAGATCGGCTACGACCGGAGCGTCGTCGCACGCCATCTCAACCATCTCGCGGCGTTCGGCGTCGTCGAGAAGCGCCGCCGAATCAGGCCGGCAGGTGGGCACGTGTACGTCTACACGCCACAGCCGCCGGAAGTAGTGCGTGAGCGGCTCCGCGGGGCGTTCCTGTCGTGGGTTCGGCTGGCGACCGCGCAGCTGGACGACCTGCAACGTGAGAAGGTCGAGGCGATAGCCGACGCCGAAACCGACGAGCGGCAGTGGACCGTGTTTCAGGAGCAGTAA
- a CDS encoding peroxidase-related enzyme (This protein belongs to a clade of uncharacterized proteins related to peroxidases such as the alkylhydroperoxidase AhpD.) → MADSDTVMARFDTPDIDNLPEDLQERIAEETDRAGFTPNIFPAMAYRPSHFRAFFAYHDALVEETALEREEVEMIIVAVSGVNDCLYCIVAHGALLRIYADAPKLAEQVAANHRTAEINETHKAMLDFAVKLTESPARIEDADLERLEEHGYSRRTIWDIGSVAAFFNLSNRLAQLADIRPNDEFYNLGR, encoded by the coding sequence ATGGCAGACTCCGACACAGTGATGGCTCGGTTCGATACCCCGGACATCGACAACCTCCCTGAGGACCTGCAGGAGCGTATCGCAGAGGAAACCGACCGCGCCGGCTTCACGCCGAACATCTTCCCGGCGATGGCGTATCGACCCTCACATTTCCGGGCGTTCTTCGCGTACCACGACGCGCTGGTCGAGGAGACGGCGCTCGAACGAGAAGAGGTCGAGATGATTATCGTCGCCGTCAGCGGCGTCAACGACTGCCTCTACTGTATTGTCGCCCACGGCGCGCTCTTGCGTATCTACGCCGACGCGCCCAAGCTCGCCGAGCAGGTCGCCGCGAACCATCGAACGGCCGAGATTAACGAGACGCACAAAGCGATGCTCGACTTCGCGGTGAAACTGACAGAATCGCCCGCCCGTATCGAGGACGCGGACCTCGAACGGCTAGAGGAACACGGCTACAGCCGCCGCACGATCTGGGACATCGGCAGCGTTGCGGCCTTCTTCAACCTCTCGAACCGCCTCGCACAGCTCGCCGACATCCGCCCGAACGACGAGTTCTACAACCTGGGCCGCTGA
- a CDS encoding CDP-2,3-bis-(O-geranylgeranyl)-sn-glycerol synthase, with the protein METVDTVVWALWAMLPAYIPNNAAVLAGGGRPIDGGRTWGGRRVLGDGKTWRGTLIGTAAGTLLALGLTQAAPSVSAALGTDIPTFSLRAGLGLAFGAMLGDIGASFLKRRTGRERGAAFPGLDQLDFVVGALLCAFVAAPSWFTETFTLPVLVVVVVATPVLHVVTNGIAYLLGLKNEPW; encoded by the coding sequence ATGGAGACGGTCGACACGGTCGTCTGGGCGCTGTGGGCGATGTTGCCGGCGTATATCCCGAACAACGCCGCGGTACTCGCCGGTGGCGGCAGACCGATAGACGGTGGCCGAACGTGGGGCGGACGGCGGGTGCTGGGCGACGGCAAGACCTGGCGCGGAACGCTCATCGGTACCGCCGCCGGGACGCTACTCGCGCTCGGACTGACACAGGCCGCGCCTAGCGTGAGCGCCGCACTCGGAACTGATATCCCGACGTTTTCGCTCCGTGCCGGACTCGGACTCGCCTTCGGTGCGATGCTCGGGGACATCGGCGCGTCCTTCCTTAAGCGCCGGACTGGCCGCGAGCGCGGGGCGGCGTTCCCCGGGCTGGACCAACTGGACTTTGTCGTCGGAGCGTTGCTCTGTGCGTTCGTGGCCGCACCGTCGTGGTTCACCGAGACGTTCACGCTCCCGGTGCTGGTCGTGGTTGTCGTCGCGACGCCGGTGCTACACGTCGTGACCAACGGTATCGCCTACCTGCTCGGCCTGAAAAACGAGCCGTGGTAA
- the metX gene encoding homoserine O-acetyltransferase: MNVEHNTVSLGEFEFDCGETIPDLEITYEAYGEFDGDNAVLVCHALTGSAHVAGRDRVDSADQARAWWDDIVGPGKAIDTTEYYVVCANVPGSCYGSTGPKSENPETGEPYGTDFPPVTVTDWTEAQRALLDELGIPHLHAVVGGSVGGMNVIEWAKRHPDHVDRIVPIAAAARLDTQCLSLDAIARRAITTDPNWNQGHYYGEDDEPPSDGLALARQLGHVMYLSKASMERRFGRRAAGRDAVRTFPTDAAGAFFPYRDVESYLDYNAEKFTERFDANSYLYLTRAMDNYDLAAGFESDADALAAFDGDALVMSFTADWHFTTQQAEALADSLRAADANVAHHVIDSDHGHDAFLVEPDNVGPPLADFLDAGVDGNAVTDSVVEDSQESNFAPVHNSLFSQ, translated from the coding sequence ATGAACGTCGAACACAACACTGTCTCGCTTGGCGAGTTCGAGTTTGACTGCGGGGAGACGATTCCGGATCTGGAAATCACCTACGAAGCCTATGGCGAGTTCGACGGCGACAATGCGGTGCTGGTCTGTCACGCGCTGACCGGCAGCGCCCACGTCGCCGGCCGCGACCGGGTCGACAGCGCCGATCAGGCCCGCGCCTGGTGGGACGATATCGTCGGCCCGGGCAAGGCCATAGACACCACGGAGTACTACGTCGTCTGTGCGAACGTGCCCGGCTCCTGCTACGGGTCGACTGGACCGAAAAGCGAGAACCCGGAGACGGGCGAGCCCTACGGCACCGACTTCCCGCCGGTCACTGTCACAGACTGGACCGAAGCCCAGCGCGCGCTGCTTGACGAACTCGGAATTCCCCACCTCCACGCCGTCGTCGGCGGCAGCGTCGGTGGCATGAACGTCATCGAGTGGGCCAAGCGCCACCCGGACCACGTCGACCGCATCGTTCCTATCGCCGCCGCTGCGCGACTAGACACGCAGTGTCTCTCGCTCGATGCCATCGCCCGCCGGGCCATCACGACCGACCCGAACTGGAATCAGGGCCACTACTACGGCGAGGACGACGAACCGCCCAGCGACGGGCTTGCACTGGCCCGCCAGCTGGGCCACGTGATGTACCTCTCAAAGGCGTCGATGGAGCGGCGCTTCGGCCGCCGCGCCGCCGGCCGGGACGCCGTCCGGACGTTCCCCACTGACGCCGCGGGCGCGTTCTTCCCGTACCGCGACGTGGAGTCGTATCTCGATTATAACGCCGAGAAGTTCACCGAACGCTTCGACGCCAACAGCTACCTCTATCTGACACGGGCGATGGACAACTACGACCTCGCCGCCGGGTTCGAGTCCGATGCGGACGCGCTGGCGGCCTTCGACGGCGACGCGCTGGTGATGTCCTTTACCGCCGACTGGCACTTCACCACCCAGCAGGCGGAGGCGTTAGCCGACTCGCTCCGGGCGGCCGACGCGAACGTCGCCCACCATGTCATCGACTCCGACCACGGCCACGACGCGTTCCTCGTCGAACCGGACAACGTCGGGCCGCCGCTCGCGGACTTCCTCGACGCGGGCGTCGACGGTAACGCCGTCACCGACTCCGTTGTCGAGGATAGTCAAGAGAGCAATTTCGCACCCGTCCACAACAGCCTGTTCTCGCAGTAG
- a CDS encoding DUF6789 family protein, which translates to MSTTTETTQTYDVSTGNWKAGVLGGIAGSAVMGALILVMNTATLAVAIPSLYGLAPPPSPAAGLVVHLSHGAVMGVLFAGFARVLSLESSGKLLGLGVGWGVATWVLFAALVMPVWLSAVGSPASPPFPNFAPPSLLWHVVYGAVLAVVYAVTADRI; encoded by the coding sequence ATGTCAACGACAACAGAAACGACACAGACGTACGATGTCAGTACCGGCAACTGGAAAGCCGGCGTTCTCGGCGGTATCGCCGGCAGCGCCGTCATGGGCGCGTTGATTCTCGTGATGAACACCGCGACGCTCGCCGTCGCAATCCCGTCCCTGTACGGGCTCGCACCGCCGCCGAGCCCGGCGGCTGGTCTCGTCGTCCACCTCTCGCACGGCGCTGTGATGGGTGTGCTGTTCGCTGGGTTCGCGAGGGTCCTCAGTCTGGAATCGTCCGGCAAACTGCTTGGGCTCGGGGTCGGCTGGGGCGTCGCTACCTGGGTACTCTTCGCCGCGCTCGTGATGCCGGTCTGGCTCAGCGCGGTCGGCTCGCCGGCCTCACCGCCGTTCCCGAACTTTGCACCGCCGTCGCTGCTGTGGCACGTCGTCTACGGTGCTGTCCTCGCGGTCGTCTACGCTGTGACTGCCGACCGCATCTGA